The proteins below are encoded in one region of bacterium:
- a CDS encoding thrombospondin type 3 repeat-containing protein yields MTLGVLLCAGLLPSAAAVHAAAAAECLGAWRLDAAPAALGNLAVVCRDGDPACDRDGTADGTCRIAVAYCLNVGACGAAAIEPPVIGGAAAGAPVATSTGALAYPVTGRRCAARRPRSSVGRVPAPCDAACDGARRRRSPRHRSAARHLPAQRRRGGARARRHHGLRDRGARDGGAREPPPRRPPARAGALRRRGADVGRHGLRPEPLPRRQRAASRARQRPAHPLPVLDRARLEPARHRRRGARQGLRHALRPRRAVDRRSVGARLRAFPARHHRSPRLRRRRRAAGDEPDGAGRRAALRQRAAARPPARVRAHRAEPSRRDRRRHRRHRRRHPPLRRQRLRRRERHRARAGDRHAGARHARRHLSGRRRRPRARRPGGAACGGPVLRRRGRARRQRHRLRAARAHEGLRRGPGRHAAQPPRRLRSHRRDAAARPLRAHGLPARRRRRPRRPRVARRPGHARSRPAPLRSVHRPPGAAPPAAARAAAVLDRIPAVTVRALLVVLLLLVPAAGRADPFLDDVVSWTIGPGGGARVADLPGVVLGPPRGAGPFAGSLDTLSLGLGGQVVVAFTDNVVVNGPGPDFTVFENAFLTFGATTLDPFAEPGTVSVSADGVTWATFACALDQPPFYPGCAGVYPVFANAADPGAPSPLVPSTAPIASLVGVDVDAFVPPPGSGGDVFDLADVGLAAIRFVRIDAGPYVFGLQQLAGFDLDAIAGLNSKETAGSADGDGDGIPDVADGCPLVADPAQADADGDGVGDACDLCPGLASPDRRDRDGDGVGDPCDNCPGTPNPDQADADGDGVGDACEDGPSGPPDSDGDGVPDAADVCPLVPDPAQADADGDGVGDACDLCVTVADPEQLDTDGDGVGDACDPCPADAACGPLVTGAFRGRGGKRASDHLLTYVSPTGAAIALPAGSTHAELIVVIAPEVRAGSVTVRAGKRDLTAELGASIPGSTRRLRIPLARRRTTVVLRAEGPGTKRRRKSVDLDRFTVTLR; encoded by the coding sequence ATGACCCTCGGGGTTCTTCTGTGCGCCGGCCTGCTGCCGTCGGCCGCCGCGGTCCACGCCGCCGCGGCCGCGGAGTGCCTCGGCGCGTGGCGGCTCGACGCCGCGCCCGCGGCGCTCGGCAACCTCGCCGTCGTCTGCCGCGACGGTGACCCCGCCTGCGACCGTGACGGGACGGCCGACGGCACCTGCCGGATCGCCGTCGCGTACTGCCTGAACGTGGGTGCGTGCGGAGCGGCGGCGATCGAGCCGCCGGTGATCGGCGGCGCCGCCGCCGGCGCGCCCGTCGCGACCAGCACCGGCGCGCTCGCCTATCCGGTGACAGGCCGACGATGTGCAGCGCGCCGGCCGAGGTCGTCCGTCGGGCGCGTGCCGGCGCCGTGCGACGCTGCGTGCGACGGTGCGCGACGCCGGCGGTCGCCGCGACACCGATCGGCTGCGCGTCACCTGCCGGCGCAGCGGCGGCGGGGCGGGGCGCGCGCTCGTCGTCACCACGGACTTCGAGACCGGGGGGCTCGCGACGGTGGGGCTCGCGAGCCCCCGCCGCGTCGGCCACCCGCCCGCGCGGGTGCACTCCGACGCCGTGGTGCGGACGTCGGGCGGCATGGTCTTCGTCCTGAACCGCTTCCTCGGCGACAACGTGCAGCGTCTCGAGCCCGACAAAGGCCTGCGCACCCGCTTCCAGTGCTCGACCGGGCCCGGCTCGAACCCGCACGACATCGTCGTCGTGGCGCCCGACAAGGCCTACGTCACGCGCTACGACCGCGCCGAGCTGTGGATCGTCGATCCGTCGGTGCGCGGCTGCGAGCGTTTCCGGCGCGGCACCATCGATCTCCGCGGCTTCGCCGACGGCGACGGGCTGCCGGAGATGAGCCAGATGGCGCTGGTCGACGGGCGGCTCTTCGTCAGCGTGCAGCGGCTCGACCGCCGGCGCGGGTTCGCGCCCACCGGGCCGAGCCGTCTCGTCGTGATCGACGTCGCCACCGACGCCATCGTCGGCGACATCCCCCTCTTCGGCGCCAACGCCTTCGGCGACGCGAGCGGCATCGTGCGCGAGCCGGGGACCGGCATGCTGGTGCTCGGCACGCCCGGCGACATCTATCGGGTCGGCGACGGCGGCCTCGAGCGCGTCGACCCGGTGGCGCTGCGTGCGGAGGGCCGGTTCTTCGCCGACGAGGTCGCGCTCGGCGGCAACGTCACCGACTTCGTGCTGCTCGCGCCCACGAAGGGCTACGCCGTGGTCCAGGACGGCACGCTGCGCAACCACCTCGTCGCCTTCGATCCCACCGGCGCGACGCCGCCGCGCGACCTCTACGCGCGCATGGGCTTCCTGCCCGACGTCGCCGTCGGCCCCGACGGCCTCGTGTGGCTCGCCGACCAGGGCATGCCCGATCCCGGCCTGCGCCTCTTCGATCCGTCCACCGACCGCCCGGTGCAGCGCCGCCCGCTGCGGCTCGGGCTGCCGCCGTTCTCGATCGGATTCCTGCCGTGACGGTGCGCGCGCTCCTCGTCGTGCTGCTGCTGCTCGTGCCGGCGGCGGGGCGGGCCGATCCCTTCCTCGACGACGTCGTCAGCTGGACCATCGGCCCCGGCGGCGGCGCCCGGGTCGCCGACCTGCCGGGCGTGGTGCTCGGGCCGCCGCGCGGCGCGGGGCCGTTCGCGGGCTCGCTCGACACCCTGTCGCTCGGGCTCGGCGGCCAGGTCGTGGTCGCCTTCACCGACAACGTGGTCGTGAACGGTCCCGGCCCCGACTTCACCGTCTTCGAGAACGCCTTCCTCACGTTCGGGGCGACCACGCTCGATCCGTTCGCCGAGCCGGGCACCGTGTCGGTGAGCGCCGACGGCGTCACCTGGGCGACGTTCGCCTGCGCGCTCGACCAGCCGCCGTTCTATCCCGGCTGCGCCGGCGTCTATCCGGTGTTCGCGAACGCGGCCGATCCCGGCGCGCCGTCGCCGCTCGTGCCCTCGACGGCGCCGATCGCGTCGCTGGTCGGCGTCGACGTCGACGCCTTCGTGCCGCCGCCGGGCTCCGGCGGCGACGTCTTCGATCTCGCCGACGTCGGGCTCGCCGCGATCCGCTTCGTGCGCATCGACGCCGGCCCATACGTGTTCGGGCTCCAGCAGCTCGCGGGCTTCGACCTCGACGCCATCGCCGGCCTCAACTCGAAGGAGACCGCCGGCTCGGCCGACGGCGACGGCGACGGCATCCCCGACGTCGCCGACGGCTGTCCGCTGGTCGCCGATCCCGCCCAGGCCGACGCGGACGGCGACGGCGTCGGCGACGCCTGCGACCTCTGCCCGGGGCTCGCGAGCCCCGACCGCCGCGACCGCGACGGCGACGGCGTCGGCGATCCGTGCGACAACTGCCCGGGGACGCCGAATCCCGACCAGGCCGACGCCGACGGCGACGGAGTCGGCGACGCCTGCGAGGACGGTCCGAGCGGACCGCCCGACAGCGACGGTGACGGCGTGCCCGACGCCGCCGACGTCTGTCCGCTGGTGCCGGATCCCGCGCAGGCCGACGCCGACGGCGACGGCGTCGGCGACGCCTGCGACCTCTGCGTCACGGTCGCCGACCCCGAGCAGCTCGACACCGACGGCGACGGCGTCGGCGACGCCTGCGATCCGTGCCCGGCCGACGCCGCGTGCGGGCCGCTGGTCACGGGCGCGTTCCGCGGCCGCGGCGGCAAGCGCGCGTCCGACCACCTGCTCACCTACGTCAGCCCGACCGGCGCCGCGATCGCGCTGCCGGCGGGCAGCACGCATGCCGAGCTCATCGTGGTGATCGCGCCCGAGGTCCGGGCGGGGTCGGTCACGGTGCGCGCCGGCAAGCGCGACCTCACCGCGGAGCTGGGCGCGTCGATCCCGGGATCGACACGCCGGCTGCGCATCCCGCTCGCGCGTCGACGGACCACCGTCGTGCTTCGTGCCGAGGGCCCCGGCACGAAGCGACGGCGGAAGTCCGTCGACCTGGACCGCTTCACGGTGACGCTCCGCTGA
- a CDS encoding thrombospondin type 3 repeat-containing protein has protein sequence MKALRFVAAAVVLAARVAAADPFLDAVVSFTPGTAGGWNAGALPGVVLGPPRGGGAFAGGLDVVSLGLGGQIVVRFDDNVVVDGPGVDFTVFENPFLVIGATTNPPFAEPATVSVSADGTTWRTFPCARDAAPYHAGCAGVYPVFANADDPGAPSPLVPSTTPLAALVGIPIDDFVPPAGSGGDGFDLADVGLAAIRFVRIDAGNAAFGLEGKAGFDLDAVAGVHSVEVGGLPDGDGDGIADAADACPQIPDGQEDADGDGVGDACDLCPGLASADRRDRDGDGVGDPCDNCPATPNPDQADADGDGVGDACEAGPNGPPDTDGDGVADADDVCPLVPDPAQDDRDGDGVGDACDVCPADADPLQADTDGDGFGDACDPCPADAECGPLVAGTFRGRGGKRATDDLLTYVSPAAALMIVAADATQAELVVVVSPDVVPGSVTVRLGKRDLTAQLPSLIPGSTRTLRIPISRRRSVVVLRAEGPGTKGRRRAVDRDRFTVKKRR, from the coding sequence ATGAAGGCACTCCGCTTCGTCGCCGCCGCGGTCGTCCTGGCCGCGCGGGTCGCGGCCGCCGATCCGTTCCTCGACGCCGTCGTCTCCTTCACGCCCGGGACCGCCGGCGGCTGGAACGCCGGCGCGCTGCCCGGCGTCGTGCTGGGCCCGCCGCGCGGCGGTGGGGCGTTCGCGGGCGGGCTCGACGTCGTGTCGCTCGGGCTCGGTGGGCAGATCGTCGTCCGCTTCGACGACAACGTCGTCGTCGACGGGCCGGGCGTCGACTTCACCGTGTTCGAGAACCCGTTCCTCGTGATCGGCGCGACCACGAACCCGCCGTTCGCCGAGCCGGCCACGGTGTCGGTCAGCGCCGACGGCACGACCTGGCGAACGTTCCCGTGCGCTCGCGACGCGGCGCCGTACCACGCGGGCTGCGCCGGCGTGTACCCCGTGTTCGCCAACGCCGACGACCCCGGCGCGCCGTCGCCGCTGGTGCCGTCGACGACGCCGCTGGCGGCGCTGGTCGGCATCCCGATCGACGACTTCGTCCCGCCGGCCGGCTCGGGCGGCGACGGCTTCGATCTCGCCGACGTCGGCCTCGCCGCCATCCGCTTCGTGCGCATCGACGCGGGCAACGCGGCCTTCGGCCTCGAGGGCAAGGCCGGCTTCGACCTCGACGCCGTGGCCGGCGTCCACTCGGTGGAGGTCGGCGGGCTGCCGGACGGCGACGGCGACGGCATCGCCGACGCCGCCGACGCGTGTCCGCAGATCCCGGACGGCCAGGAGGACGCCGACGGCGACGGCGTGGGCGACGCGTGCGATCTGTGTCCGGGCCTCGCGAGCGCGGATCGGCGCGACCGCGACGGCGACGGCGTCGGCGACCCCTGCGACAACTGTCCCGCGACCCCGAATCCCGATCAGGCCGACGCCGACGGGGACGGCGTCGGGGACGCGTGCGAGGCGGGACCGAATGGTCCGCCCGACACCGACGGCGACGGCGTGGCGGATGCCGACGACGTCTGTCCCCTCGTGCCCGATCCCGCGCAGGACGACCGCGACGGGGACGGCGTCGGCGACGCCTGCGACGTGTGTCCCGCCGACGCCGATCCGCTCCAGGCGGACACCGACGGCGACGGCTTCGGCGACGCCTGCGACCCGTGCCCGGCCGACGCCGAGTGCGGCCCGCTCGTCGCGGGCACGTTCCGCGGCCGCGGCGGCAAGCGCGCGACCGACGATCTCCTCACCTACGTATCCCCCGCCGCGGCGCTCATGATCGTCGCGGCCGACGCCACGCAGGCCGAGCTGGTGGTGGTGGTGTCCCCGGACGTGGTCCCCGGATCCGTGACCGTGCGTCTCGGTAAGCGTGATCTCACCGCGCAGCTGCCGTCGTTGATCCCCGGATCGACACGGACGCTGCGCATTCCCATCTCCCGTCGACGCAGCGTCGTCGTCCTCCGTGCCGAGGGACCCGGAACGAAGGGTCGCCGGCGCGCCGTCGATCGAGACCGCTTCACGGTGAAGAAGCGCCGCTGA
- a CDS encoding methyltransferase domain-containing protein, which yields MSTQTRRPRAHDWISAAGTLGVVVAVAAALAGRAGTAVLAAAVAIGCAAAARIASRRQPSPMPFALRFVLYLPRWPLSVARLRRILAPRSGERLLELGPGVGIYAVPVAAALAGGRLDALDVQPEMLAVLGRRARAAGVGNVVARQGDAQRLPYADASFDGAYLIGVLGEVPDPDAALRELRRVLKPDARLVVGEVLVLDPDAVRLATLCEAAARAGFVLDARLGLACAYFARFRIADAPARAVLP from the coding sequence ATGTCGACGCAGACGCGACGCCCGAGGGCGCACGACTGGATCTCGGCGGCGGGGACGCTCGGCGTCGTCGTGGCCGTGGCGGCGGCGCTCGCCGGCCGCGCCGGGACGGCCGTGCTCGCCGCCGCGGTCGCGATCGGCTGCGCGGCGGCCGCGCGCATCGCGAGCCGCCGGCAGCCGTCGCCGATGCCGTTCGCGCTGCGCTTCGTGCTCTACCTGCCGCGCTGGCCGCTGTCGGTGGCACGCCTGCGTCGCATCCTCGCGCCGCGCTCCGGCGAGCGGCTGCTCGAGCTGGGGCCCGGGGTCGGCATCTACGCCGTCCCCGTCGCCGCCGCGCTCGCCGGCGGCAGGCTCGACGCCCTCGACGTGCAGCCCGAGATGCTGGCGGTGCTCGGGCGCCGCGCGCGCGCCGCCGGCGTCGGCAACGTCGTCGCGCGGCAGGGCGACGCGCAACGCCTGCCGTATGCGGACGCCTCGTTCGACGGCGCATATCTGATCGGCGTCCTCGGCGAGGTTCCCGATCCGGATGCGGCGCTGCGCGAGCTGCGCCGTGTGCTGAAGCCGGACGCACGGCTGGTCGTCGGCGAGGTGCTCGTCCTCGATCCCGACGCCGTGCGCCTGGCGACGTTGTGCGAGGCGGCGGCGCGTGCCGGCTTCGTGCTCGACGCTCGGCTCGGTTTGGCGTGCGCGTATTTCGCGCGCTTCCGCATCGCCGATGCGCCCGCGCGAGCCGTTCTACCTTGA
- a CDS encoding TetR/AcrR family transcriptional regulator produces MPTKPTSGQQRRPHQRRARETVEVILRATAHILSRDGLGGLTTNRVAEKAGVSIGSLYQYFPDKEALVAEVRRRYDDAFRERMLALVGEAVTLPLAATIARGVRTLIALHAEDPGLHNAVSAGGLAETERRLLHQVAAGWLEAHRDEVRRPDRALAAAVALDVAEGIVHGVALRDPDRLARDDFAAEVIDLLVRYLVR; encoded by the coding sequence GTGCCCACGAAGCCCACATCCGGCCAGCAAAGACGGCCACACCAGCGCCGCGCCCGGGAGACCGTCGAGGTCATTCTCCGAGCAACTGCTCACATTCTGAGCCGCGACGGCCTCGGGGGGCTCACCACCAACCGGGTGGCCGAGAAGGCCGGCGTATCGATCGGCTCCCTCTACCAGTACTTCCCGGACAAGGAGGCGCTCGTCGCCGAGGTGCGCCGGCGCTACGACGACGCCTTCCGTGAGCGGATGCTGGCGCTCGTCGGCGAGGCCGTGACGCTGCCCCTCGCCGCGACCATCGCGCGGGGCGTGCGCACGTTGATCGCGCTCCATGCCGAGGACCCGGGGTTGCACAACGCGGTGTCCGCCGGCGGTCTCGCCGAGACCGAGCGCCGGCTGCTGCACCAGGTGGCGGCGGGATGGCTCGAGGCGCACCGCGACGAGGTGCGCCGTCCGGACCGTGCCCTCGCCGCCGCCGTCGCGCTCGACGTCGCCGAGGGCATCGTCCACGGCGTCGCGTTGCGCGACCCCGATCGGCTCGCACGCGACGACTTCGCCGCCGAGGTGATCGACCTCCTCGTGCGCTATCTCGTGCGCTGA
- a CDS encoding ribonucleoside-diphosphate reductase subunit alpha — MSSARRSGRRARTARRTEGDVLLHEVGESAPEVRGRAAIERRRAEDDGPQTTMRVRKRNGSTEPIDVNKIVRAVSRCCDGLLEVDAMRVALKTISGLYDGATTQELDQLSIQTAAGLVAEEPQYAKLAARLLSTFVEKEVRNQGIHAFSQSIATAESVGLVNARLAAFVGSNARKLNDAIRPERDREFEYFGLRTVYDRYLLRHPTTRLVIESPQHFFLRIACALGETIGEALALYDLLSSLEYLPSSPTLFNAGTRHEQLSSCFLLDSPSDHLEDIYQRYTDVALLSKFSGGIGLAYHRVRSRGSLIESTNGHSSGIVPWLRTLDASVAAVNQGGKRKGACCVYLECWHADVEEFLELRDNTGDAASRTHNLNLANWVSDLFMKRVEADAEWSLFDPKRVPALPDLYGDDFERAYVEAERAGLAVKSVRARDLYARMMRTLAQTGNGWMTFKDASNRACNQTALPGRTVHLSNLCTEILEVTSGAETAVCNLGSINLGRHTTRDAAGDVVFDFAKLAHTVRLAVTQLDRVIDLTFYPIPPARDSNLRWRPVGLGVMGLQDVFFQLGLPFDAPEARALSRQIAEEVYFHALTASTDLAEDRGRHPAFDETRAARGQLQFDAWGVVPADTARWEALRARIRATGLRNSLLLAIAPTATIAAIAGCGECIEPQVSNLFKRETLSGDFVQVNRWLVTALKERGLWTDAMRARLKLEEGSVQRIDEVPEDLRAIYRTAWEIPMRALIDMAADRGAFIDQSQSLNLFSESPTIGALSSMYFYAWKRGLKTTYYLRSRPATRIAKATVADPAATGAAAVACSLENPETCEACQ, encoded by the coding sequence ATGTCGTCCGCTCGGAGGTCGGGACGGCGCGCCCGGACGGCGCGCAGGACGGAGGGTGACGTGCTGCTTCACGAGGTAGGGGAGTCCGCGCCGGAAGTGCGCGGGCGGGCGGCGATCGAGCGACGCCGCGCGGAGGACGACGGTCCGCAGACGACGATGCGCGTGCGCAAGCGCAACGGGTCCACGGAGCCGATCGACGTCAACAAGATCGTGCGCGCCGTGAGTCGCTGCTGCGACGGGCTGCTCGAGGTCGACGCCATGCGCGTCGCGCTGAAGACCATCAGCGGCCTCTACGACGGCGCCACGACGCAGGAGCTCGACCAGCTCTCGATCCAGACGGCCGCGGGCCTAGTCGCCGAGGAGCCGCAATACGCGAAGCTCGCGGCGCGGCTGCTCTCGACGTTCGTCGAGAAGGAGGTGCGCAACCAGGGCATCCACGCCTTCTCGCAGTCGATCGCGACGGCCGAGAGCGTGGGGCTCGTCAATGCGCGCCTGGCGGCCTTCGTCGGCAGCAACGCGCGCAAGCTGAACGACGCGATCCGGCCGGAGCGCGACCGCGAGTTCGAGTACTTCGGCCTGCGCACCGTCTACGACCGCTATCTGCTGCGCCATCCGACGACGCGGCTCGTGATCGAGTCGCCACAGCACTTCTTCCTACGCATCGCCTGCGCGCTCGGCGAGACGATCGGGGAGGCGCTGGCGCTCTACGACCTCCTGTCGTCGCTCGAGTACCTCCCGAGCTCGCCGACGCTGTTCAACGCCGGCACCCGCCACGAGCAGCTGTCGAGCTGCTTCCTGCTCGACTCGCCGTCGGACCACCTCGAGGACATCTACCAGCGCTACACCGACGTCGCGCTGCTCTCGAAGTTCTCGGGCGGCATCGGCCTCGCCTACCACCGCGTGCGCTCGCGCGGCTCGCTCATCGAGAGCACGAACGGCCATTCGAGCGGCATCGTGCCCTGGCTGCGGACGCTCGACGCGTCGGTCGCCGCGGTGAACCAGGGCGGCAAGCGCAAGGGCGCCTGCTGCGTTTACCTCGAGTGCTGGCACGCCGACGTCGAGGAGTTCCTCGAGCTGCGCGACAACACCGGCGACGCGGCGAGCCGCACGCACAATCTCAACCTCGCCAACTGGGTGAGCGACCTCTTCATGAAGCGCGTCGAGGCCGACGCCGAGTGGAGCCTCTTCGACCCGAAGCGCGTCCCTGCCCTACCCGACCTCTACGGCGACGACTTCGAGCGCGCCTACGTCGAGGCCGAGCGCGCCGGGCTCGCGGTGAAGAGCGTGCGCGCGCGCGATCTCTACGCCCGCATGATGCGGACGCTGGCGCAGACCGGCAACGGCTGGATGACGTTCAAGGACGCGTCGAACCGCGCCTGCAACCAGACGGCCCTGCCCGGCCGCACCGTCCATCTCTCGAACCTCTGCACCGAGATCCTGGAGGTGACGTCGGGGGCGGAGACGGCGGTCTGCAACCTCGGCTCCATCAACCTCGGCCGCCACACGACGCGCGACGCGGCCGGCGACGTGGTCTTCGACTTCGCGAAGCTCGCGCACACCGTGCGGCTCGCCGTAACGCAGCTCGATCGCGTGATCGACCTGACGTTCTACCCGATCCCGCCCGCACGCGACTCGAACCTGCGCTGGCGCCCCGTCGGCCTCGGCGTGATGGGCCTCCAGGACGTCTTCTTCCAGCTCGGTCTTCCGTTCGACGCCCCGGAGGCGCGCGCACTGTCGCGGCAGATCGCGGAGGAGGTGTACTTCCACGCGCTCACCGCGTCGACCGACCTCGCCGAGGACAGGGGCCGGCACCCGGCGTTCGACGAGACCCGGGCCGCGCGCGGCCAGCTCCAGTTCGACGCCTGGGGCGTCGTGCCCGCCGACACCGCCCGCTGGGAGGCGCTGCGCGCGCGTATCCGCGCCACCGGGTTGCGCAACTCCCTCCTCCTCGCGATTGCGCCCACCGCAACCATCGCGGCGATCGCCGGCTGCGGCGAGTGCATCGAGCCGCAGGTGTCGAATCTCTTCAAGCGCGAGACCCTCTCCGGCGACTTCGTGCAGGTGAACCGCTGGCTCGTCACCGCGCTGAAGGAGCGCGGCCTGTGGACCGACGCGATGCGGGCCCGGCTCAAGCTCGAGGAGGGATCCGTGCAGCGCATCGACGAGGTCCCCGAGGACCTGCGGGCGATCTACCGCACGGCGTGGGAGATTCCGATGCGCGCGCTCATCGACATGGCGGCCGACCGCGGCGCCTTCATCGACCAGAGCCAGTCGCTGAACCTCTTCAGCGAGAGCCCGACCATCGGCGCGCTGTCGTCCATGTACTTCTACGCCTGGAAGCGCGGCCTCAAGACCACCTACTACCTGCGCTCGCGCCCTGCGACCCGCATCGCGAAGGCGACCGTCGCCGATCCCGCGGCCACCGGCGCCGCCGCCGTCGCCTGCTCGCTCGAGAACCCCGAGACCTGCGAGGCCTGCCAGTGA
- a CDS encoding ribonucleotide-diphosphate reductase subunit beta yields MNAVQRPARLLDPGLCLTLRPMAYPRFFEMYRAAIKNTWTVEEVDFATDVNDLRSRFTDAERHLVRRLVAFFATGDSIVANNLVLNLYQHVNAPEARMYLSRQLYEEALHVQFYLTLLDTYVPEPEERHRAFAAVETIPSIRQKAAFCMRWMDSIRELQRLDTPEMRRRFLLNLVCFAACIEGLFFFGAFAYVYFLRSRGLLHGLAAGTSWVFRDESAHMAFAFEVVRTVRREEPSLFDAGLVSAIEEMIDEAVACETQFAEDLLGQGVAGLSVADVRQYLEHCADQRLVTLGLPKLYGTRNPFGFMDLQDVQEVTNFFERRVSAYQVGVDGDVELDAAF; encoded by the coding sequence GTGAACGCCGTCCAGCGCCCCGCCCGCCTCCTCGATCCCGGCCTCTGCCTGACGCTGCGGCCGATGGCCTACCCGCGCTTCTTCGAGATGTACCGCGCGGCGATCAAGAACACCTGGACGGTGGAGGAGGTCGACTTCGCCACCGACGTCAACGACCTGCGCTCGCGCTTCACCGACGCCGAGCGGCATCTCGTCCGCCGGCTGGTCGCCTTCTTCGCCACCGGCGACTCCATCGTCGCGAACAACCTCGTCCTAAACCTCTACCAGCACGTGAACGCCCCCGAGGCGCGCATGTACCTCTCGCGCCAGCTCTACGAGGAGGCGCTGCACGTCCAGTTCTACCTGACGCTCCTCGACACCTACGTGCCCGAGCCCGAGGAGCGGCATCGCGCCTTCGCCGCCGTCGAGACGATCCCGTCGATCCGCCAGAAGGCGGCGTTCTGCATGCGCTGGATGGACTCGATCCGCGAGCTCCAGCGGCTCGACACCCCGGAGATGCGCCGCCGCTTCCTCCTGAACCTCGTCTGCTTCGCGGCCTGCATCGAAGGGCTCTTCTTCTTCGGCGCCTTCGCCTACGTCTACTTCCTGCGCTCGCGCGGGCTGCTGCACGGCCTCGCCGCCGGCACGAGCTGGGTCTTCCGCGACGAGAGCGCGCACATGGCGTTCGCGTTCGAGGTCGTCCGCACGGTGCGCCGCGAGGAGCCTTCGCTGTTCGACGCGGGCCTCGTGTCGGCCATCGAGGAGATGATCGACGAGGCGGTCGCCTGCGAGACGCAGTTCGCCGAGGACCTCCTCGGCCAGGGCGTCGCCGGGCTGTCCGTGGCCGACGTGCGCCAGTACCTCGAGCACTGCGCCGACCAGCGCCTCGTGACCCTCGGGCTGCCGAAGCTCTACGGGACCCGCAACCCGTTCGGCTTCATGGACCTCCAGGACGTGCAGGAGGTGACGAACTTCTTCGAGCGCCGGGTGTCGGCCTACCAGGTAGGCGTCGACGGCGACGTGGAGCTGGATGCCGCCTTCTGA
- a CDS encoding iron ABC transporter permease, giving the protein MPPSESLRSGAVALPSIGRATARRTLGVLVVLAAAAGAGSLLVGTGDLSDPRLGPTYLELRGARFGAAFLAGATLAVGGTVVQGLFRNPLADPSILGTTAGASLGGRLALLSLHLLAGGAAAALVAPEMLLPLGSLAGALLALFLLLAVQRAGDDLVVLLLTGFLLSSLFVSLGAFAATLAQDRFELARAMLDFSLGGVGGAGLRRVALAMPLAIAGIAAAMLWARPLDLMLSGEDEARALGVDVREVRRACILWTAVLTAAAVSVGGTVGFVGLIVPHALRRFVGAGHRALVPASALGGGTFLVACDVLTRVLPTRSEIPLGVVTGLIGAPLFLVLLARSRRELVHV; this is encoded by the coding sequence ATGCCGCCTTCTGAATCCCTCCGCTCCGGCGCGGTCGCGCTCCCGTCCATCGGGCGCGCGACCGCGCGCCGCACGCTCGGCGTCCTCGTCGTGCTCGCCGCGGCGGCGGGAGCCGGGTCGCTCCTCGTCGGCACCGGCGACCTCTCCGACCCGCGGCTCGGGCCCACATACCTCGAGCTCCGCGGCGCGCGCTTCGGCGCCGCGTTCCTCGCCGGCGCGACGCTGGCGGTCGGAGGGACCGTCGTCCAGGGGCTCTTCCGCAATCCGCTCGCGGATCCGTCGATCCTCGGAACCACGGCGGGCGCCAGCCTCGGCGGACGGCTCGCGCTGCTCTCCCTCCACCTGCTCGCAGGCGGCGCCGCGGCCGCGCTGGTCGCGCCTGAGATGCTGCTCCCGCTCGGATCGCTCGCGGGCGCGCTGCTCGCGCTCTTCCTGCTGCTCGCGGTGCAGCGCGCGGGCGACGATCTCGTCGTTCTCCTCCTGACGGGCTTCCTGCTGTCGTCGCTCTTCGTGAGCCTCGGCGCCTTCGCGGCGACCCTCGCGCAGGACCGCTTCGAGCTGGCGCGTGCGATGCTCGACTTCTCGCTCGGCGGCGTCGGCGGCGCCGGCCTGCGGCGCGTCGCATTGGCGATGCCGCTCGCGATCGCGGGCATCGCCGCGGCGATGCTCTGGGCGCGCCCCCTCGACCTCATGCTCTCCGGCGAGGACGAGGCGCGCGCGCTCGGGGTCGACGTGCGGGAGGTGCGGCGCGCCTGCATCCTCTGGACGGCGGTCCTCACCGCCGCCGCCGTGTCCGTGGGCGGCACGGTCGGCTTCGTCGGCCTCATCGTCCCCCACGCCCTGCGGCGGTTCGTCGGCGCCGGGCACCGCGCCCTCGTCCCTGCGAGCGCGCTCGGCGGCGGCACCTTCCTGGTCGCCTGCGACGTGCTCACCCGCGTCCTACCGACGCGATCCGAAATCCCGCTCGGCGTCGTCACGGGGCTCATCGGCGCCCCGCTCTTCCTCGTGCTGCTCGCACGCTCGCGGCGGGAGCTGGTGCATGTCTGA